One Peptococcaceae bacterium genomic window, AACGGCGATGCCTTCAAATTGAGCGGCCGTTATTTTTTCAACCTCCTCCGGTGTAAGGTTTGTTTTTAACACTACCGGGGAACGGCTGCCGAAGGTATCCTGCGCGCGTTTGATCGCCGCTTCGGTGTGGCTGGTCGCAATTCCCACGCTTTTTTCAAGCTCCCTTGCCGTATCCCCAACACTTTTTATGCTGGAGGGAAAGGCGACCAGGGCCGGTCTGATCCCGCTGTCAGTAAGCGACACCAAGTTGCAGTCAAGAATTTCGCCGCGGTAGTACTCCTCTCCCGGCATCGCCTGCGTTCGATAGCGAAGCGCCCTGGCAGCAAGCGCCGACCCGGAATTATGACCCTCGTACAGCTGTAAATACGCCATCCTCACTATGACAATAAAAAAAAGAGCCCAAACCATTCCTAGAATATAGACAATCCGTTTGTTCATACCCATCCTCCCGGCAATAGCCTTGCCAGGAAGAATTTTTTTTAGACATAATCTTTATTCGTCGTCTGCATCAATTAGAACAATATTAATAGGAACTGAAGGAAAATGCCGTTTTAGTCGTTCAATATCATAGACGAGATGCTCCCCATAAGATACGCCTGATGACATCTCCTTTTGCAACGCATGGCAAGGGACAATTTCTATTCCAAAAAAGGCAACCCGTCCAGGATCTCCCTTATCCCGGCCGCCGTATCCGGGGTTACCCTGATCACCACCAGCCCCTCCTGGGAATTAACGGTGGATACCACCCCCAGGTGGTCATAGCCCTCGATAATCCTGGTCAGAAATGAAATTTTCTCCCGCGGCACTTTAATATAAATCTCATTATCCACTTTTGGCCCTCCTGACCAGGTCCCACGCTTTCAGCTTCTTTTTAACCGGGAAACGGACGACCTGTCGCGGGTGCGGCGCCGTCTCCAGGCGATTTCCCTCTTCGTCGGTCATCACTTCCAGCTTTTGAGAAAAAAGCGGAGTTTGAGGCCCCGTGAATTCCAGCACATCGCCTGTTTTGAAGCTGTTGCGCTGTTCCACTGTAGCCCAGCCGGTCTGCGAATCGTAATCCAGGACGAGGCCGATAAAATCATACGAGCGCCGGTAGGAAGAAGACGCATAATTGTGGTCATCTGTCCCCGGCCTCCCGAAGAGGAAACCCGTAGTGTAGTCACGGTGACTCACCTTGGTGACCTCTTCATACCAGGCAGGATCGAAAGAATAGTTTTCAGGGTCTTGATAGTAAGCATCAAGCGCCCGGCGGTACGCCATCACGACGGTAGCCACATAATGTATGCTCTTCATTCTCCCTTCAATCTTTAAGCTGTCCACCCCAGCTTCAATCAGGCGGGGAAGATGGCGAATGAGGCATAGGTCCTGGGAATTGAAGATATATGAACCCCTTTCGTCTTCGTGTATGGGGTAGTACCTTCCCGGTCTCTTTTCCTCCACCAGAGCATAATTCCAGCGGCATGGCTGGGCGCATTCCCCTCTGTTGGCGTCCCTTTGAGCCATGTAATTGCTGAGCAGGCACCGCCCCGAATAAGAGATGCACAACGCCCCGTGGACAAAAACCTCCAGCTCGGTTTTCACCCTGCTCCGGATTTCCCTGATCTCTTCAAGAGAAAGCTCACGGGCCAGGACAACCCGCTTTATTCCCTGGCTTTCCCAAAAGTTCGCCGCAGCCCAGTTGGTGGTATTAGCCTGGGTGCTCAAATGAACCGGCAGCCTGCTCTTCATTTCCTGGGCAATCATCAACACCCCGGGGTCGGAAACAATAATCCCGTCCACTCCAATATCTTCCAACTCTTTTAAGTAAAAGGGAAGCCCGTACAGGTCGCCGTTACGGGCAAAAACATTAACGGTCACATAGACCCGGGCTTTTTTCCGGTGGGCGAACTCAACACCCTCCCTCATCTCTTCCCCGGTCAGGTTGCCGGCAGCG contains:
- a CDS encoding U32 family peptidase — encoded protein: MKKVELLAPAGNLEKLKIAVHYGADAVYVGGKAYGLRAAAGNLTGEEMREGVEFAHRKKARVYVTVNVFARNGDLYGLPFYLKELEDIGVDGIIVSDPGVLMIAQEMKSRLPVHLSTQANTTNWAAANFWESQGIKRVVLARELSLEEIREIRSRVKTELEVFVHGALCISYSGRCLLSNYMAQRDANRGECAQPCRWNYALVEEKRPGRYYPIHEDERGSYIFNSQDLCLIRHLPRLIEAGVDSLKIEGRMKSIHYVATVVMAYRRALDAYYQDPENYSFDPAWYEEVTKVSHRDYTTGFLFGRPGTDDHNYASSSYRRSYDFIGLVLDYDSQTGWATVEQRNSFKTGDVLEFTGPQTPLFSQKLEVMTDEEGNRLETAPHPRQVVRFPVKKKLKAWDLVRRAKSG
- a CDS encoding DUF4911 domain-containing protein, giving the protein MDNEIYIKVPREKISFLTRIIEGYDHLGVVSTVNSQEGLVVIRVTPDTAAGIREILDGLPFLE